GGGTCAATCCGTGGGTGGTCGGCTTTCGCCTCGGTAAAGTGGGGATGATCACCTTGCAGTCCTTGCTCCTGTGGCGCCCTGTCCCCGTGCTGGCATGGCGGGTGTCACGTCGAAGGCACGTGATGGGGCGCACACCGCCACGTGTGCGTCGTCTTcaacctcgccgtcgccctcagCTGCTGGCTGCCTCACTGACCAGTCGCCGGAGAGCGATGGATGGACAGAGATGCGTGATGGATCCCTAGCAAGTTTGCAACTACTGCGCTCGCACTTGTACCAAGCTCTAATGGATCATACGCCCCTATGAGCTACTCTCAGCCCAGGTCGTAGATCATATGCTCACACGATTACATCATCTtgtctaaaaaaaatggaggctGAAAAATCACATCTTGTTTGACAACAATTTCTTGACAATGGTATTGGAGAATTTAGGAGGTAGCCCATGGGAGTCAGATGATTGGTGATTAAGAACATCCTCAGGATTGCTTTATTGACAGAacacatgaaaagaaaaaaccatgGTTATGATTTGATATACCGTCATTACacatatatagagaaaaaagaacGAGGGTATCCATTCCAGACAGTACCAAACTCAATAATAATAACACCTGTAAGACTTTAGTTGCATGTTTTCAGTGGGGATAAACAACGGAGGCCACGCAGCAAACCTAATAATTCCTGTCCAGTTCTTTCATAAGGCCATATAAAATCTGACGAATTTTCTGAGATTGTGGGCAAGAAGGATATCACAGAGCATATACAATAGTATGATACACAAACTGTGGGGAATGAGTACGTCAAGCACCAAAGCGCGTCTCAACTTATCGACCGAACCAACCTTTCTGGGGCTGTACATCGCTGTCGTTCATCAGCTTGTCGAGCACCACGTTCAGATCCACATTCTGCCCATTCTCAGTCAACCTCCGCACAGTTGCCCTCACTTGCTCTCTTGAGAATCCCATTGTCGCAACCTTCTCGACTACATCATCAACCGGCACCCTGTTGCCAGAGGAACCACTTGGGCTGGAATTGATAGGCACTGCTTGTGGTAGTATTTGGGCTGTGGGAAGCCTGCCATAGTTGCCACTTCCTCCAGAAGATGGCCCTGAGGAAGCAAAAGGTGAGGAGGATGGCTTCATCCCGGCATTGCCACGGTGTGAAGGGGATCCACTGTAACCATATGATTCAGAGAAACCACTTCCTCCCTGTGGCCCATATCCACCAGCACCATAAGACGGTGGTGGACCAGAGTTGGGCCTGCCTGCAGGAGGTTCATACATGCTTGGGTTTTGCCCATAGAAAGGAGGGGCAGGTCCACTAGCTGGTGGCATATAAGGTGAAGGAGGACGGACATTAGGTGGATAGCTCTGTGGAGGTGCATATGACATGGCTTCTTCTGGCTGCTGGGGTGCAGCAGGTGGTAATGGGGTCGAAGGGTTAACCATTCCAGACTGAGGCGGTTGTGAATATTGAGGAAATTGGGGTGCAGATTGGTACTGCTGAGGCGGTGCTGGAGGGGCCTGTGGCTGTGGAACTGGAGGGGCTTGATACTGTTGGTGCATGGTTTCAGTCGGCTGAGCAGGTTGAGCGTAATAGGGATCTCGTGGTAAAGCTGGCACTGAGGAAACCGGAGCAGGAGGACCTGATGGTACCTGTGAATGTGGCCGATGGCCTGGATACTGTGATGGAGGTTGGCTTTGAAGCattggaggtggaggtggcgcaTTTGGGGCAGGAAGTGCTGGTGGTTGTGCTGAGGCCAGGGCTTGATGCTGTGGCTGAATGGTTGCCTGCTGTGGAGCTACTGGCTGCTGATGTGAATCTGTATGTGCAGATCCAACATTTTCTAATGACGGGGTATCAGACTTGGGTGGCTGGAGTTTTGCAAGATGGAGCTGTGTCTCAACAATTTCCTGTTTATCGCGCAAAATCTGCACACCAGCTTGCACCTGCATGTGATGCATCAGAGGAATTATAGCAGAACAGTGTAGGCCTCAAAGCAATGAACACAGAACTACTATTACAAACCAATGTATAAATCATACCTCTACAATAAACAACTCTGTTAACACTAATAAGCAAATATGAGTACCACAGTCCAATCATGAAAACAGATTAATGGTGCTGCATTAATGCACAAGTAAAATGAAATGCAGATAATGGGTTGAGACATAAGTAATTAAGTATGCATTTAGCCATAGCAAGGCACCTGTGTAAGCATCCTATTTACATGTCATCAAATGAGCCCTAAGCCAATAAGCCCCTATAATACTGAAGTACTTTTAACATGGACCTTAAAAGACCAATATCAAGCATCACTCAAGTTATAGATGGTAACTTTCAACTTAATTATTAAAGTATGATAGTATTACATGGTATATCTATTCAAACAGTGGCCAATGGTGACTTCTAGTATCATCTGGAATTATCTGCTGCCAACAATCACATTGTAGGACAAACCACATGAAATATATGCCTTAAATAAGAAATTTGGCATGCCAGAGTAGTTCAAAAAGCATccgaaaaaaatcatagataGATTACTCCACAATACCACGCTGGCCTGATGAGTCAAGAGCCTTAGCAAGATAGCCTATGTTCTTAATTAGATACAACATCTATAGTATATGGgtggagaagaaaagaggTAGAAAAGTAGCATACCTCCCTCAGCATGTTCTCAAGTTGCCTCAGCTTTCCATCAGTGCTGCCATTATAGTTGCCGATTGTTAGCTTCAACTCATCCACAGAGTTTTCAAGATGGTGTGTTTGACCCTCCAGCTGTGAAAGCCTTGAGCTTACACCTTCGAGTGCATGCAATAGATTATCAGAATATTTCTTCATGGTTCGATCAATGTCTGCCATAGTAACCGCGCCAAAGTTACTCCTGTCCTCCTCATGGCTAACTTTCTTTAGCACATGAGGCTCCAAAATGCCAGCGCTCTtcccaaaataagaaaattaatgAGTACGTAATTCATAAGATGAAGAACAGGATACTAATGCCATTAAACACAATCATGAATCACGAAAAGTTGATTCTGCGCAATGAAGCAtttgagtaaaaaataaaaaagaactcATATTTGTATACATCAATAGTTTGCTGACAACCAGCACAGATCGCATGACACTACATCTGGGAAGTGTAAATGAACTTAGCAAATGTGACATGTACAGCAAAGTAAATTTGCCTAGTTTGGAAGCCATGTGTGCTCAACATAATTCAGTCCTAGGTGAAAACAGtggaaacacacttaaaacgAGCAGCATAACTGCATTAGAACACCCAGATTTAACAGCGTGCATCAATATAGAGTCATGTGCGTATTAGGCAACACACCCGGATGTATCCCAAGAAGATCACAAGCTTCAGGCATCTTTCATCAACTACAAGTTCACTTGTGGCATATCACCAAGTAAGTATGCGTCTAAACGCAGTTCACAGACTAAAATCTTGTTGCTTACTAACTAATGTAGAGTAGAGTTATAGATACTCATCAACATCAAAACGTTATCACTAGAGATTTCTGATGCGAAGGCATGAAACGCAGTTAGATCGACAGATCCAGCGGGGGAAGGCCATGGCCACCGATCAAATAAGAACATAGGTGCACCTTTAGGTTGTAGGACGCGGAGGCGGCCTTGGAGCCGGAGTCGAGGGACCCCCAcgaggccggcgccgcggcggcggcggcggcggtggtggtgcggATGGGCTGGAAGTCGTAGCTGGGCAGTACGTCGTCGGCGCTGCCGTTGGagctgtggcggcggcggagccggtCCTCGCCCTCCTCCTGCGGGTTGGGGCTCATCAGATCGAGCAGCTccgcgcccccgcccccgcccccgccggaggtggagttggagttggaggcggaggccgcgAGGCCGAGGATCTGCTTGTCCATGAACTGCGAGGCGTTCATCGGGACCGGTGgccccgcctccgcggcgggaggggaggggaggggaggggagtgcggcgagcggcggcggttggtggAGGTGGGAAGGGAGGAAGCGAGGTGGGAGATGATGGCgaagctggaggaggaggagacggatCCAGATGGGGACGACGAGGCGAGTCGGTTGGCTTTGCCTGCTCCTCCTAACTGGGCCTGACTTTAGTGGGCCTTTTTGGGCTGCGTCTCTTCTGGGCTGGATGGGCTTTAAGGGTTAAAGTAAGGCCcgttatatattttgataaacgAACAGGCCCATTTTAgacttcatttttcttttttttccttcgtcGTGGTCGTCAACATCagaagtttctctctctccttaaGGCTaggagtgaagtgcaccagcggtctctaaacttatgtgcatgtatcatctaggtcccttaattttcaaaatgtatttttaggtaTTCGATTTTGTCcaggggtgtcatataggtccaaacgggctccgatCCGCTCCATCCGTTGACGTGACATGCCatggtggcgcctacgtgttggtggtgtCATGTGGGTCCCCcgtatctctctcctccttattcttttctctcccttcttgtAGGCGCTATCGTGGCATACCACGttagcggatggagcgggtcggagcccgtttgcAGTGGCGGATCTAGGATTTAGTATATGGGTGGTCCGACcgattttttcataaatacagtaaatataaCGATgctaacacatatatatgtaaagatAATAGAGGAGACTACAAGTGCACtagaatatatgaataaatcatcttaaaacatataaaattagtagttaagtaaaattttgatttaaagAAACTTATATGGCTTACCCGCAATAAAATAGAAGCCTAAATgcctaaaaaatttaaagaatatTACCGTACTATATTTCTTCTTATCAAGTATATGCCTTCTAAATTCTAATGGCTATAAAAGTATTCATTATATCTTCTGCATCCACTTTAAAAAACATCCTGCTTAATAAAGATGATCATGTTACATCATTTGCAATcgataaaaattatcatttttgGGTATTAAGGGCTGatcgattttttttgggtggtccGGGGACCACCCGGGCCACCCCCTGGCTACGCCGGTGCCCGTTTAGACCTATACGACACCCTCGGACAAGATAGGGacctaaaaatgcattttaagagtttagtgacctagatgacacatgcacataagTTTAGGGATAGCTAGTACCCTTCACTCAAAGACTAGCATATTACCCATGTTGCAAtgcaattttattaaaaagtattaTTAGCATTATACTAAAGTGAGTTAATAAAAAGGTTTGGTATATAagtcttaattattttttattttagaaaatataagagGGTTAGTGATGGGGCAATTAGTAAATTCACCACCACTGCTGTTTTTAACGAAAGACCTATTCTtcctattcgttttattatgATTCACATCAAAAGGAAGGGTTAAAGTGATACTAGTACTTAATATTGTTCAACAACATCTCTGCTTGGTATTGCTATTGCCAAGTTGCGGCAATCTGGTGAAGAATCTAAACCTGACTGAGTAGAAGGTAAATAAATACTGGTACCTCATGTACATCCTTAATTacgggaaaaaagaaaaaaagctcCGTGACTCAACCTATATGCATCGCGCATAGCATACTTTGCGCTCTGCCACCACGGGACGTTCAGAAAAAAGCTCATTTCTGTGATGAGTATTCGAACTCGTGCAAAAGATATTCAGCTTCGTCGTCTCGCTAATGCTGATATCTAAGTACGGTTCACGGTTTATTGATaatcctaaaataattttcagatGGTGTAAAAAACATAAGACCAATTCCGAAATTATGTTTCAGAATATCCGTATGGGCGATTACGAATTCAGATTCCGAACAGAACAATACAGACCATGCGTCGGTACAGACAAAAGCAAGAAGATAAAGAACACACAtgcattataaatttacattactttataaaatacttacaaaaagaaaatccaaCCTGAACCATCAGAGCTAAGCAACTTACGAAGCTCTTAACACACAGAAATTATTtctcaacaaaacaaaaaataagattgaaaaaaaaaacgaaaatattttctttgacCTTTCCAGCGTTCACATGACTCTCTAGTAAAGATACTCGACACGGGACAACTTCGACGACGACCCGGTCCACTGCACATCGACGGTCACCATGCCATCCACGTACTTGAACTCGGCATCCTGGCCGTTCACCCTGCACTGCCGGGGCCTCGCCGACGAGTACACCACCATATCCCCGGCGCCCttcaccgccacctccgccgccaagccgccgccgccgtctttcCTCGCGTCGAAGCCCTGCACGGCTCCGCCGGCGTTCAGCATGTTGGCGAGGCCGATGGGCGCGAAGCTGATGTCCCGCTCCGGCGAGATGGCCCTCACGGGCGCCACGACGAGGAGCTCGTAGGTGAACGGCTCCAGGGTGAGCTCGACGGACTCGTCCGGGCggagcagctgcagcttcCGGGCCTCGACGAAGTAGACGGCGAAGTGGGACACGCCCTTGACGGAGATGgtgctctcgccgccgccgctcctccactCGACGTCGGCGGGGCCGGCGCGCGCCGTGACGGGGACGGAGAACTCCGACGCGCACATGTTCCGCCGCGCCTCGGGGCTCCACCCGCCGCCCTGGCAGTTGAACGCGCCGAGCACGCCGGAGAAGCGGTTCACGTTCCAGATCTTGAGCAGCGTCCTGCCGTCGTGGAGCGGATCGGCGAAGAGGCAGTCGCGCGCGGGCAGCGCGTAGCGCTCGCACCGCAGGATGGTGCCGTCGGggagcgcgaggcggcggagcaggcCGAAGTCGTGGCAGCCCACGGCGTCGCTGACGTAGACAGGCCCGCCGGAGAcggcgcgggaggcggcgtggaAGGCGGCGCAGGGGTGCGTGCTCTGGAACATGTCCCAGTCCGGGTGGATGAAGTTGCCCATCCACAGCGAGTTGTAGGCGCAGTGCACCATGTGGCAGCCCTGCAGCCAGAACGTGCCGTTGGGGTCGCCGGCGGGGTCGGTGCACCagaagtcgtcgccgacgcggcccagcgccaccgcctccgtgCCCAGCAGCATGAAGTCGTTGCAGTGCTCCATGCTCGCGATCACCCCGTTGCCGTTGAAGTGCCGCCGCACCGACTCCGTCAGCCCGCCGAAGTACGCCTTCGCCAGCTCCACCCGCCCGCCGTACTCCTCGCACACCATCTCCAGCAGCTGCAACGCACGCACAATTCACCATGGTtaatagcttttttttttatttctcgaAAAAGAGCGCAGCAAATGCTGTCAAAATCTACATGGCTTTCATGGCATCATTACGGCACAGTtcaatcaaagaaaaaaaagggttttTTTCCTGGTTCTAAGTGGATTAGCGTGTCCAGAAAAGGACGTGGTCTCGAGTGTCAAATGTGAGTGGATGACCCTGCTCTTCAAGTCACTGCCTGTTGACACAGTTGAAAATGAACTGCCTAATGGATTATCTAACCTCCGTGCAGATTCAAGACTTGAAATAGGTACTCACGCAGCTACCATATTTACAAACCATGTGCTATCTACTCCAATCACTtccaaaaaattgaatgaaaCGACTGAAACCGATGCAATttcaagaataaaatatgccCCTTTAGTCCGGAAACATCAAACATCGAAAACGAGGATACACTGCATCTAAATCGAGAGGGGGGCGAAAAGATGAAGTCTTACGTGGATGACGTCGACCTTGACGCCGTCGATGCCGGAGGCCTGGAGGTGGGAGTGGAGGCCCTCGTAGagctcgcgcgcgcggcgagggtCGACGAGGCCGACGCCGTTGCTGACGATCTTGTCGACGGCGAGGTCCTCCATGGTGCGCCGCAGCCCCGGCGAGAGCCTCGGCGCGACGACCTTCGCCGGCGGCAGGCCCGGCGCGCCGGGGCGGAGGCCGCCCCAGTACCCGCACAGCGCGTGCCACACGTACACCTGCTCCACCGTCGGGAACGCCGCCTTCATCTCGCGCACGAACCCgcccatgccgccgccgcgctccctGAACTTGCGGTTCTCCTCGAACTTGATCAGCCTGCACGGCATCTGCTCGCCGGCCGACGTGCGGTTCATCCCCTCGGCGCCGCTGCccgggtcgtcgtcgtcgtggcagATGGACTGCCACCCGTCGTCGATCAGCACCATCCCCGGCGGGCACCCGCCGTCGGCGAGCCGCCGCACGCCCTCCCACACCCCCTCCGGGTGCACCTTCAGGTAGAACGCGTCCCACGTGCACCACCCGAACTTGTCgacgatcggcggcggcgtcttcTCCTCCAGCAGCCGGAACGTGCCGAGGTGGGCGCGAACCACCCTCACGGCCTCCTTGACGAGGTCAAACGGGTCGTCTCCTGCGTGCAGATACAAGGCGCTCCAGAACACGGAGCCCTTGACTGTGGACGACCCGCTCTCTATGACCATGTCGACGTAGTCCTCCACCTTCCCGGCCTCGAGACAAGCTCGGAAGGGCCCCTCGATGATCGGGAGAAGGAGGACGTAGGGCCGACCGGTCAGGTTCGAGCCTGAGCCCGAACCCGACCGGTCGAGGATCATCATCTGCGTCTCATTCTCCACGTCCCTGCCGTTCATACCCACCCAGTGGGTCGTCCACCACACCTTGAAACGGAAAATGCTCATGAACCTCGTGTCGCGGAGCTTACCGATGGGCACCACGTGGCGGTCCTtggccgccggcgcgtcgAAGCCGAGGAAGctgccggcggtggcgccgccattggcggcggtggccacaAGGGTGGACGCCGGGGTGAGGCGGACGTTGGCCGGCACGTCGAGGAGGAACGGGTGGCCGTCCACGGCGAGGTCCTTGCCCTTGAGCGTGAACCGCGGCGGCTTGATCAGGCCGTCAACGGCCACGACGTCGCCGAGCAGACCGTCCTTCGACTTGCTGAGGTTGGGCGCCATGGCGAGCTTGGATTTCTTGTAGGCTCggagagaagaagagatgGGAGCGGAGACTCTGCTTTGGTTTGCTTTTGCTGGTGCTATGCCTTGGGGCTTTTTGCTGAAGAGATGTGAGGCCATTTGGCGCCCAATTTATAGAGGTTTCGTGTGTGGTGGCCCACAACATCTACCCCATTTGgaaattgttttttagtttatttttttctgtccCTCTGATAGTCAATAATTTTCCCATATCTTTCCAATTTCCTTTTCAATGTTGTATGGCGAACCTTCATGTGGTAATTAACTCGCATCCTCTCATGGGCTAATCTTCGTGTCGAAGTTTAAACCATTTATCCTATTCAGATAAGCCAGTAATCATGTGGCTCATTTCCATTTGGtgattatatacatttatccaTCGAGGATTTTCAGCGATGATATTAACCGGTAACGTAGCGTTCTCGTAATTAATGATCGAATTTCCTATCACCGCTGATGGTACTAATTTCAGAGGACACTGTCATCGCATAATGGTAAGCAATCCATCGTCCTGATTCTTTTATAGGTAAACAATCGTATTTGTGGATTGTGTAATGTTTCCCCGGTGATAGACTAGATCGCCGCACTAAGTTCCAAATGGACGGTTAAGCTTCCTGACCAGAAAGAAATGGAGCAAcccgtcttttttttttatgtttatatgtataagctaaaatttaaattataaaaatttaaatttaaagttaattttaaggtttttcatctaagcttatttttcagccttgtctTTCTAGATCAGTAacaatacgtatataaaatttctatttgcaaactatttttgtttataatatgTCAACGAAGTTATTTGGGCTGGTTTGGATTGAAGCTTTTGGTTTTGAGCCAATTTTTGTATagcaaaattttgacaacccAACTATATAGtatgattatttgatttgctaccaattatttattatacacACACTAGCTCGAGTTAAAATTGACTTCATACcaaacaaacatatttttttgggcCACACATACTATTGATTTACCATCAATCCTCGTCCATACTTGGCATCGATCCACACGGGCCCTCttgtttaataaaattcattagTAAGAGTATTCTTCTCCAGTTCCTCCTAttccaaaacataaatatttttaatatttaaattttatcatcataGCTAGGAATGTTTATTAATATTCGCAACACCATGTGTTCTGTCGACcacttttcaaataaaattattcttacTGTATTTGCATATATCTTTCTTGCTCATCCATTACTTATTTATCaaataatatcatattatgttattattcacctaattttattaaataattttatatttatattttaaaaccagagcgaataatattttactacTACCACAAGACAGCCAGATCAAACTTCAAACGGATCCAAGCAACAGGGAGCAGAAGGTGCAGAGGTGAGGTGCGGGTGCCTACCAGTTCCCGAACGAGGCAGGTGATGCCACGTCAAACAGGCGGAACGGTCACGACCCACGTGGCGACGGTAGGACGCGTGCCCGCGACCCCACGCTAGCCGACGTGGAGCCCTCTCGTAGGTACAGTGagagtatagccaactattgactctaatttatctataatcaatctaatagtcaattcatataatagttatctacgaaacatcaatatatggtcccacatgttatatacacattttatCTTGAAGTCCGTGTACAGCTgtctataaattagtagctcatctctcttctctctcccctcttatctctttaaaatatgcttatagctggcttatagcctgttattgtacctgctctaagcaGACTATCagacaattataaatatattttaaaatgataagagaagaaaaaagagcaATAAGATAagattagagcaagttcaatagtatagccaactacttgctctaatttatctatagtcaatctaatagtcaatttatacaatagttacctataaagtCTTAATATATGGTATCACATGTTATACATACTACGTCTTAAAGGTCGTGCTGcaactagctataaattagtagcctacTACTCTTCTCTATTCTTTTATACttggcttatagtctactattatacaACACGAACtatccaatatatatatatatatatatatttgattgacTAGTTGATTAACTAGCGCGAAGCCACCGCCAGCCGTC
This is a stretch of genomic DNA from Oryza brachyantha chromosome 1, ObraRS2, whole genome shotgun sequence. It encodes these proteins:
- the LOC102706974 gene encoding vegetative cell wall protein gp1-like — its product is MNASQFMDKQILGLAASASNSNSTSGGGGGGGAELLDLMSPNPQEEGEDRLRRRHSSNGSADDVLPSYDFQPIRTTTAAAAAAAPASWGSLDSGSKAASASYNLKSAGILEPHVLKKVSHEEDRSNFGAVTMADIDRTMKKYSDNLLHALEGVSSRLSQLEGQTHHLENSVDELKLTIGNYNGSTDGKLRQLENMLREVQAGVQILRDKQEIVETQLHLAKLQPPKSDTPSLENVGSAHTDSHQQPVAPQQATIQPQHQALASAQPPALPAPNAPPPPPMLQSQPPSQYPGHRPHSQVPSGPPAPVSSVPALPRDPYYAQPAQPTETMHQQYQAPPVPQPQAPPAPPQQYQSAPQFPQYSQPPQSGMVNPSTPLPPAAPQQPEEAMSYAPPQSYPPNVRPPSPYMPPASGPAPPFYGQNPSMYEPPAGRPNSGPPPSYGAGGYGPQGGSGFSESYGYSGSPSHRGNAGMKPSSSPFASSGPSSGGSGNYGRLPTAQILPQAVPINSSPSGSSGNRVPVDDVVEKVATMGFSREQVRATVRRLTENGQNVDLNVVLDKLMNDSDVQPQKGWFGR
- the LOC102707250 gene encoding galactinol--sucrose galactosyltransferase; its protein translation is MAPNLSKSKDGLLGDVVAVDGLIKPPRFTLKGKDLAVDGHPFLLDVPANVRLTPASTLVATAANGGATAGSFLGFDAPAAKDRHVVPIGKLRDTRFMSIFRFKVWWTTHWVGMNGRDVENETQMMILDRSGSGSGSNLTGRPYVLLLPIIEGPFRACLEAGKVEDYVDMVIESGSSTVKGSVFWSALYLHAGDDPFDLVKEAVRVVRAHLGTFRLLEEKTPPPIVDKFGWCTWDAFYLKVHPEGVWEGVRRLADGGCPPGMVLIDDGWQSICHDDDDPGSGAEGMNRTSAGEQMPCRLIKFEENRKFRERGGGMGGFVREMKAAFPTVEQVYVWHALCGYWGGLRPGAPGLPPAKVVAPRLSPGLRRTMEDLAVDKIVSNGVGLVDPRRARELYEGLHSHLQASGIDGVKVDVIHLLEMVCEEYGGRVELAKAYFGGLTESVRRHFNGNGVIASMEHCNDFMLLGTEAVALGRVGDDFWCTDPAGDPNGTFWLQGCHMVHCAYNSLWMGNFIHPDWDMFQSTHPCAAFHAASRAVSGGPVYVSDAVGCHDFGLLRRLALPDGTILRCERYALPARDCLFADPLHDGRTLLKIWNVNRFSGVLGAFNCQGGGWSPEARRNMCASEFSVPVTARAGPADVEWRSGGGESTISVKGVSHFAVYFVEARKLQLLRPDESVELTLEPFTYELLVVAPVRAISPERDISFAPIGLANMLNAGGAVQGFDARKDGGGGLAAEVAVKGAGDMVVYSSARPRQCRVNGQDAEFKYVDGMVTVDVQWTGSSSKLSRVEYLY